Proteins encoded in a region of the Tripterygium wilfordii isolate XIE 37 chromosome 21, ASM1340144v1, whole genome shotgun sequence genome:
- the LOC119987869 gene encoding uncharacterized protein LOC119987869, translated as MDPKWISEAQLMAISMSMGQSPLLSIPSFIELVERFKARLVAKRFTQTYGIDCPKTFASVAKMNSIRVILSCAANLDWKLEQLDVKNVFLHGDLEEEVYIEIPSGFTCKATEGKSKYILDLLEETGMLGCKPADTPIETNHQLKNDVGEKVDKERYQRLVGRSKKQAIVARSSVEVEYRVMAQGVCEVLWLKGIMCDLGIIEDGPSQLYCDNKASINITHNPVQHDWTKHIEIDQHFIKEKLVDGEICISFVISGDKLVDILTKGLSSKMFGSIISKMGMKDIYTPS; from the exons ATGGACCCAAAATGGATATCTGAGGCCCAACTTATGGCCATTTCAATGAGCATGGGTCAAAGCCCCTTGCTTTCGATCCCAAGCTTCATAGAACTCG TGGAGAGATTTAAGGCACGATTAGTGGCAAAGAGATTCACTCAAACATATGGTATTGACTGCCCAAAGACCTTTGCATCGGTGGCAAAGATGAATTCAATACGAGTGATTCTCTCATGTGCTGCTAACCTGGATTGGAAATTGGAACAATTGGATGTAAAAAATGTTTTTCTCCATGGAGACcttgaagaagaagtttatatagAGATTCCTTCAGGATTCACTTGCAAAGCTACAGAGGGCAAG AGTAAGTATATCCTAGATCTCTTGGAAGAAACAGGGATGCTAGGATGTAAACCTGCTGACACACCTATTGAGACCAATCATCAGTTGAAAAACGATGTTGGAGAAAAAGTTGACAAAGAAAGATATCAAAGACTTGTTGGGAG GAGTAAAAAGCAAGCTATAGTTGCAAGGTCAAGTGTAGAAGTGGAGTATCGTGTTATGGCTCAAGGTGTGTGTGAGGTCTTATGGCTAAAAGGAATTATGTGTGATCTTGGGATTATCGAGGATGGTCCAAGTCAGTTGTACTGTGATAACAAAGCCTCTATCAATATTACTCATAATCCGGTGCAACATGATTGGActaaacacattgagattgaccAGCATTTTATCAAGGAGAAGTTAGTAGATGGTGAGATTTGCATTTCGTTTGTCATATCTGGAGATAAACTTGTTGACATTCTTACAAAGGGGCTTAGTAGTAAGATGTTTGGGAGCATTATTAGCAAGATGGGTATGAAGGACATATATACTCCATCTTGA